GTTTGGTGCGCTATCCAAATTTTTTTTACTAAGACGACCTCGTGTTTCCGTGAGAAAGGATTGTACCTTGTTCATATTTTGCAGGGTTCAAGTCCACACCAATGATCCTTGATGCCCCAGCCATCTTGGCCCCTTCCATGGCCTAATCATGTGAATAAAAACATACATCAGTTGGTCAATGATATGTTGTGGAAGATACTGATCACATAGTGTCACTTACAGCAAGTCCCACCGCTCCAAGACCAAAAATTGCGACCGTTGAACCCTTCTTCGGCTTCGCAACATTTAGTGTCGCACCAAGTCCtgaaaaaaaaaaacacattTCAGTAACTATTTCAGGCATCCTGTACATACTAACTCAATTGGAATCAGTTGCTTCAGTAGCCATGTCTTACCAGTTGAGATACCACAGCTGAGAACACAAACTTTGTCAAGGGGCGCCTCTGGGTTGATCTTCGCGAGACACCCAACATGGATCACGGTGTACTCACTAAAGGTGGAGGTCCCAACGAAATGGAAGATCGGTTTCCCATTGATCGTGAAGCGGGACTGTCCGTCACCGATCATCACGCCACGATCCACGTTGATTCTTAGAAGGTCACACAGGTTGCTCTCCTCTGACTTGCAGTGGGCACACTCCTTGCACTCACCAGTGAAGACCGGGAGGACATGGTCACCCGGCACCAGCTCAGTCACACCCTCTCCGACGCTCTCAACAATGCTGTGAGGAAGACATTATTTGTGGGAAGTGTTATTACAAAAGTTAAACTATGAAGAGCAAGCAAAATTTTCATCGGAATGCAAAAAAAGAGTCCATTTATATAGCTTCGTTGAACACTTCAGCGGGGTATTTTTTCTTTTAGCTGTGTGTATCCATGATATCTCGACTCGCTTGAGACATTATGTTGTTGCAGAGGGCGGATGTAATTGATATCTACTTAAtattattaatatattccctttataagAAAAAAGTGATACTATCTAGGAAATTAGTGTGTCAAAATATGTCACAAATTAATAATGCAGTCACATGATGACGTTGTCGGAATAATTTAACTGAGTAATTAGGAGAAAAGACAAAACACTTTATGAGAGCTTGTGTCATATGGATGTCGTTGTCCTAGTATTTTTCTTAGTCTAATCCCATGTTACTAATATATGGACACTTGCTCAATCTAATAGACTAACAAATCAGGACTCAGGATGACTATAATTAGTTGCTTGGGTGAATAAACTAGTATAATTTAGAATCAAGATTCCACCAAGCAACCAAACTGCGACAAAATAAGATAATGGACAGCCAGGCAGTATTGTGATGCATACCCTCCAGCTTCATGGCCTAAGATCCTAGGGAAAACCGGAGTTTGCCCCTGCAGAAACCAAAGCAGAACATCACCATGTTAGTCAACGTCACGATTACCCGATTGAAAACCACGAAACTATGAGAGACATTTATGGGCACCTTGGCTTCCCAGAAGTAGACGTCGGTGTGGCAGAGAGCGGTGTAGAGGATTTTGACGCGGACTTCCATGGCCTGCGGCGGCGCCACTTCCACTTCCTCGATCACCAGCGGCTTCCCGGCCTCCCATGCCACTGCCGCTGCAGTCACCGAAGAACAAAACCAATTAGGCCTACATTACTCCCAAGTCCCAACAATTCCAGATTTTCTTCCGACACTAATCAAACTGATGTAACTAGATGGTATTTCAAGGACGTACCTCTGCACTTGATCACCTTCCCAGCGGTCGCCATTGCTGTTAAGTGGTCGCTAGCTCCAGGAACTCAAAGACAAAGGACAATCTTTTGTAGCTGTTTCTACTTCACAGTACACGTTGATGAGACGTTTGGTGAGGAAGAAAGGCGAGGCGAGCCATGTATATATATTGTTGCTGGAGGAATTGATCGGCGAGTAATTAAGGTTAGATTGGAGTGCAAGTGGGGAAATAAGAAGGATTTACTTTGTCTCATGCAGAAGGTAGAAGAAACAGGGTGGCCGGCTCAGCTGCTGCTTCTGTTCATCCGCAGTTCTGTCTGCCTGTTTCTCCGCCGGTTTCAGGTTTTTCAGACCCGTGTACTAGTATAATGGAAAATGTAGTGACGTGATCAAGGGGGCTACAGGTCAACGGTagcagaaaaagaaaataaagattGAAAAACCAGGCACGAAGAGGGCTGACTTGGAGATCAAAACCGGGGCAGGCTTCAGCATGACCTTGAAAAGTGAAAACCAACCACAGCATCAAAAACAACAGGTAGCAGAACCATCCCCATGTCTCGTCGTTTTGCAACGGGCGTCGCTGGAAACCTCATGCTGATGGTTCTCTCATTCTCTGCTTCTGCCGGTTTAGTGTATCAAAAACATTGTGGGCATCAATGGATTCCAATAGCCAGCCAGAGCTGTCACATGACTCCTTCCTTAAAGCACTGCATCAAACACATTGTGGGCATCTGCGAGTTTGCAAACATGGGTCCAGTTCAAATACAGGAGTACAAGATTGCAGCATTCTCATAGTTTGATCCATACTGCGATATGATATACTGCAAAGTATCAACTGTATCTTATGTACACCAGTCACATGCTATTATGTTTAACGTTCAGTCTCTTCACTAATAGTTACTACTATATTACATTTGGGAGCTAGGCAAGCATCACCACATGCTACCTTGTTCATCAGATGTGAAGTCCAAGCCTAAATTCCAGAACACAGGCCACCTCTATCGTGCACAGAAACCAAAGAAACATACTACTGTACAAAGATACCGACTCTACTGCACAGAAGGGTGATGGAGCAATTTCAGAACAGTCGGTGTCACTGCGTCAGTATGTAAGCCCAGAGCAGGCACAGAATCATCAGCGAATATGCAGAGGTTTTCCACCGTTCCGGGCAGCAGCGATGATCTGAATCCACTGCTCGTTCATCACGGTGATCCCGTTGTGACTGGTTCTGCTTATTACCTCGAGAGTTAGTTTGGTTCGTTTTCCCGTACAACCAATCATAAGTAGTGTCCTTGGTATGGACTGGCTTCTTGCCGTGGGAAAGGTTAGCAGgaaagccctgcagtttttcgtCCTTCAGCTGACCTGGCTTCTGACGGACTTCAGATTTAGCTCTCCGTCTCTCCTGGTGGCAGGCATCTGCGAGCACCCTCACGGTTGGCGGCACAGTACACAGAAAACTGAAAAGATGGGAAAATGTAGCATCAATAAATGATTTCTCTCGATAGAAATAATCTCAAGTAAATGATCTCTCCTGACAGTAATAAAGTAGAGAAAGGTCTTTTCATTTTCTAACCTGTCTAACGCTCCAAGGACCATACTGATTCTGCTCCTCAGTGCATCAGTACATGACAATGGGTCACTGGGTGACTTCAGTAGCACAGCGAAATCTTCCAAGGCTCTAGGGAAGAACAGAAAGTATAGTCAGATATAAGAGGTTAAGTCAATTGCAAAATGAGTGCACTTCAAAATTGTTTCCTCGTGCACGTACCGTGAACAAACATCAGCCGCTTTGGAGGTGGTTTCGCCTTCATCATAATCAGATGCATATTTTATCACCTGCATCAAGATTTTTTTTAAAGATTCACGTGACTTCAGATTTGGAATCAAGCAATGACACCATGGATATAATGATTGCACTCGCTACCAACGGCTTTGTGCATAGTTTGAAGAGGGAATACAGAACTTCAAGCTTGTGAAGCAATGATGCATGCATAACTTACTTCTTGGATATCTAAAAGCAGAGATGATACTGGCCAAGCGTGAAGTAAAGATCTGCACTCATCGTAAGCTTCATCCTCAAATTCCAAGCGTCTATCTACAAAGGGAGCATACAGTCATGAATCTTTTTGTCGTAAGAGTCAATTCGATAGAACTTACTTGCATAATATTTTCATTGAGAATGTTACACAACAAAAAAAAGGATGAAATTACATGGCAGTTTGAAAGATGATTTACATGACTAGAACAAGCAATTAGAGTAATGCCGCAGATTAAATTAAAAGACATTTGCAGATACTGGTAGGGAAATTATTCTAGATCAAGACTTTAAGAATTCACTTGGTAAATGTTGGTTGCACATGCATACTAAAACCAACACCAAAAAAAAGGCTAGTATATAAAATTTTAAACTTATCAATTACCAAGTTCCATGAACCAGTCTTGAGTCAACATCACTTGCAGAACACAGTCTGACACACTAATCCTGCCAACAAACATCCAATAGAAGTAGCAGCAACAAACTAAATCAGCAAGATGTTGTACAAACCAAACATCAAATACTCAAACAGGTAAAGGTAGTAATATATGAATTACCTCTTAAAGTTCTGGGTCACGCCATCCTCTGCAAAAAATTGGACAAAAAACATCAGGGGGGATGCATAAACTTCACAAGGGCCAATCCTtatgggggtgggggtgggggggggggggggggagctcaACCTGAGTCCTCCACAACAATTACTAGATCGAGTCACAAACAGagcatgaaccaaaatttgggggAAAAACGTAGTGTCCATATAAGTTGCTATGCATTCTTCTTTCAAATTTCACCACCGTCGCATAAGCAACATGTGCAAGCACACAACCACAGTTACAGAGGTGAGCTACTTAAGAACTTAGCTATGGGAAGAGTTCGGCATAGGATAATTAAGCAAAACACATGAATGAAATGGGCTAATGATTCACCTTAAATATCTGCACAGTATGTGCAGTTGTTTAACCTTGCATGCTTGTGCCCAACTAAAACTCATGGAGAGTAGGAACTTATTGTTGCTTGTTTGTTTGTGAGCACACAAGATATCTATCAGTGTGGATGCAGTCTCTGTAGACAGGGTTCATACTTGTAGCAAATTTTTTAAGCATTGGAAGTGGCATCATGCCAGTTTAGAACGCATCAACATGTACGAATAAATAGACGTGCAGTGCCCTAGTTGACTTAAGTTGATAAAAAGATGAAAGTAATGAACTGAAGAGTTCACTGTCAATAGTGCTCATACTGAACAGAAAACGAAGAGCCCCAAATTGAGAATTTTTGTGTTGATCACATTAGGAAAAAGAAAGGAGAATCACCTGGTGTCGGCTCTATATACTTGGGGAAGGCGCATGGACAGTGCCATACAGCAAGTGGGCGCCCTTTGGTAGAATACGGCGCGATTGCTTCCACAGCCGCATGTTTCATGTCAACAGAGATGACCCAGGCCTTGTCGCCTCCAGAATTCAACTTAGACATCACGTAAAGGAAATCATCGTCATTCTTGCTCAGGGTGGGGGTATAGAAAACCAGTTTCTTCAGTTCTAGTTCTTTGGTCTTGTTATTCCACAACTGGGGCAGTAAATCAGAATATCTTGGGTCAACTGAGATGTTAGCAACATTGACCGACGAGCGCACACGCCAATCATCCCAAGATATGTCTCTGCTCCATGTGGTGGCTTTCCAACCTTGATTGCCCAAGCTCCTGCGATCACGGTGGTCAAACTCTACCTCGACGAACTTGATCAAATTGTTGCAGCTGGAGACATCACAACAGTATTCTGGGGCAATGTAAGGGTCACCATCCTTGTCCATGTTGCAAACCCTTGATGCGGGCAATGGAATGTACTTGATGACAGGGTATTCACTGAATACGTCGCAAGCAAGAAGAATGCCCCAGGAGAGGTCAACATATCCCAGCGAGCTTGCTCCGATCTTGATCACCTTGTCTGTGGCATGACTAGCTTTAGCCAGCAGTTTCTGATCATCTTCAGATAAGCCCGGCAAGGTGCCCTTGCTGCTCCATGCCCGCGTCACAGACGAGAAGACATGCAGGTCATAATACCTAGCCTTGTCGCCGAGGATCGATCTCCTGTGAAGGAAGACAACGGCGTAGTGCTCGGTGCCGGCATCGCCGCAGTGCAGGAGGGCGGATACGCCGTTTGGTCTGACGATGTCCGGGTCCGGAATGAGGTGCAGCGACGGCTTCCCGGGGCCGGCTCTGTACACGAAGCGCTGGGTGCATCTCCGGCCAGGGTCCCTGAACGTCCGGCCAGGAACAGGGAGAAAGTCGACGGAGAAGAGGACGAGGGAGGCGTCGGCGCACAGGATGTGGGGCTCGTCGGCGAAGTCCTTGCTGTCGAGGCCGGGGCAGTGGACGGAGAAGTAGGACACTCCCGGTGGGTCGACGAGCCAGAAAGAAACCTGGATGGGTTCGCCCTCCGTGGTGTGGCACTCGGCCGTGGTCGCGTTCCGGTGTCCGCAGATGCGCGCCGACTTGTGGAGCAAGACCCAATCGGGAAGGCTGGAGCGTCGGGCGGTGGTTCCGCTGCCGGCGACGTGCGGGTCCATCGGGGCGGCGAAGCGGAAGGAGATGGGGAGAGCACCATTGGATCTGGAGTTCTGGACCGGCGCAAGTTGCGCAGTCGGGATTTGGGAATTCTGCCACACGGAAATTTACAAGTCGGAGACGACGAAGATTGGCGGTGCTGGTATAAGGCGGCGGAGGGACTCGAGCAGCGGAGAAGAGGCTCGACTGGTGGTTGCCGGGGCGaacaccggcggcggcggcggtggcggtggcagcgGCGTTATTTGGATGCGGGGTGGAGGGTTTTTTCGTTTCTCTTTTCCGTGCTTAATTCAAATTTTACACCAATGTTTTTTTTTTCAGGAAGCAGCAGGACTTTGCTGCCGATTTTATTAATTACCAACAAAAGTTACAATGTTTATGATTTTTCTAAAAGAAAACTAGAGGGCCCAATGAGGTGGAACTAGGGAAGAATGTGAGGCTTATAAGGGGGTAAATTGGATCATACCACTAAAAAACCAATCTTTAGAAAAATATACCACTCAAAGTTTATGAGCTAGAAAAATGCTTGCCCCGTTATTTATTTTGTACCATCGCCCTTATCTCCACTGACTGGAGCTTTAAGAGCGCGTTTGGTAGCATGTATTCAATTCCTGACTCACTGCGCTAGCGAGATGGGCTCACCCGCGCGTCGCGAACGGGTCATGGGCCATGAAAGCCGGATCGTTTGGTAGGCTGTGCGGCCTTTTGCGTGCCGGAGAAGGAATCCATGCCCCAACGTTTGGTACGTTCTTTCCTGCTCGTGCAGCCCACGACATGTTTGGTTGCAGATAGCTCAGTGTTGTGGTAACCCCTTCACTTAGAGTGGTGAGGTTACCCAGTACTGAATAACAGCACACATCAGATTCAGTTCATCACAAAAGGTGTTGCTAGTACACAACAACTACTTTTCGTGGTGCATCACAGGTTCATCACACGAGGGGTTACAAACCGGAGATCAGGTTGTAGCAAGTCCTAACTAATGGAGAGATACAAGATCACCTCCCAAAATCAGCATATCATGACGAAGGAAGCAGAAGCACTAAGATGGAAACTGGTTGCGGAGCCAGGTCCTAAGCCAAGTCCTCCTCTGCGGTGGCTGCAGCTTACGGTAGACGGCATACTCTGCTTCATTGTCTGCAATGAAGTCGATAGCCCTGACCAGCAAGTTAGGCTGGAACAGCTGCGCCTTGCACACAAACCGGGGAGTGAAGATCGTTTTCATTTGAACGTAGTTCGTGATCGGGGTGCCGACGTACTGACGGTGCTTCGGGTAATGCTGCAATCTACAAGGAACAACTGTTAGTGCGGAGGACATTCACACATATATACTTTCACATCTATGCAGGAACTCAATGATGCTTCATACCTGGATGTACTCGTCCACCGTCCCTTCATCACCGTCGTAGAAGCAGCAACCATCTTCACTCCATTCCAGAATGTGATCGGATTTGATCTTCATAATGACGCTCCACTTCGTCCTCCAGTTCCTGATGTGGTTGTACAGCTGAAGAGTGGTGACATGTCCGCCGGCGAATGCAAGAACATCCGCGGCTACCTTCTTCATCTACTGCTCCTTGAATCCCATGTTGAAGCAGACGCCGCTACGGACGAGCTGAACCAACCGGTTTCGTACAAACTCTGATAgctcaggtttccaaaccatggcTGGTTTACTTGCAATCAGATATGGCTGAGCATTCACAGTAGGCGCAGACAGATCAGGGGAGCCCAAAGGTATGATCGCCTACATGACAAACACtagcagatcaatgaactaccactaccacatgGACATCCTTAAGCACTAGCAGATCAATGAACTATCACACTACCAGTACCACATTCACATCCACATCCTTAAGCAGTACcacatcaatgaactaccactagCACATCAATAAACAGCGAGATAAGTAAGAGCGGTCTTACAATCAAAGGAGCCACACGCAGCACCGAGGTCGGGGAAGCAAGGGACTATAGCGAAGATGCAGGCAACACCACCGTTGAAGTGGAAGAGTCAACGGCGGTGACGGTCCCCGTTGTAGAGTCAGATGCAACCTGCACAACCTCCAGAACCTCCACCGGCGACGAAGGAATGTCCTATAATTGATTCGTTCAGACCCCGCTTGTGTACTCAAAATATCTAGATCTAAGGTTAGGGTTTGCAAAAGCTTACCACAACCGAAGTCATCGACGCAGACGAAGAAGATGGCCATCCTCCGCGGCCAGTAACCGCCGCCACAGTTGCCGCCGCAAGCCTCGCCGACCGTGCGGGTGAGGTATAGCCGGCCATGTCGCTAGATCGGGAACGGTGGATGAGCTCGAagtggggtggggggggggggaatggGGGATTTGGATTTGCTGGTGAGAGAGACGCCCCTATATACGGTGGCAAAAATTCAAGCGCGGGAACCGAATTCATCCCGCCGAGATTTCGCCGTCCCGCGCGAGCTCCCGCCATCTCCGGCGGTGGCTCTGCGAGGACGCCACGTTCTCCACTTCTGCGGAAACGGGGGTGGCTCGCTAGAAACGGCCGAACCGGGCATTCTCCAGGACCTGTCCCGATGGTGCTTTGAGAAGCAGTTCGAGCAAGAACGCGGCGTCGGCCACGCATCCAAGCGGGCCGAAAATTGTTGGCCCGATGCGAGCCAAAGGACATGCAGGTTACCAAACGCGCCCTAAACGAATCGATCAACACATGCACACCATCAAGCAGCAAGGCAGCACTTCGCTGCCCTCTCTTGCAGCTCTCTAGGTTGCACTTCAACGCCCACTCCAGTAGATTCATGTTGTAGTTTACTGGCCTCTCAAGTAGCATTATGGCAGCATATAACATGACTTCAGTACATATTATCACAGCTGTATATGTAGCCATACAAAAGGGAGATTAGAACCATACTTTTAGTGGTTATATAGAGCATCTCCACCCGGCGGCCCCTAAATAAGTGTCGGCAGCCACGCCCAGACTCGCTTATGGGGGACGTCGGCACGCCTTCCTCCGGTTGGGGAAGGGTTCCCCACACCGGCGGTCCCAATACAGTGGCCCCCAATAAAATTAGAAAAATCGAAAACACAAAAGGACGGCAAATTTCATTCGATTTGTACAAAAGATGGCGGGTTTGTACAAAAGACATCGAATAAACATAGTAAGGCGCCTCCTTGGGGCGGCGAAGTTCGAGCCGCCCGCGTGAAAGCGAGCCATGTGTTGCGCCTCCGGGAAGTACAACGGCCAGCGAGGCGGGTTGCCGCGCCTCCGCGGCTGATAGCCGTACGTCGGGAGCGTCCCATCAACGTCGTGGCCGAACCACCAGCTCCGGCAGCGCTGCTCCGGCGTCATATGCGTTCGCCGCTCCTCAATGATCGAGCGCAGCTCCCGTCCATCCAGAGGAGGCGGCGGCAccgtgatgcgcgtggttgacgtattgtctttctgttcgacacgcgtccgttgggaaccccaagaggaaggtgtgatgcgtacagcggcaagtttccctcagtaagaaaccaaggtttatcgaaccagtaggagtcaagaagcacgttgaaggttgatggcggcgagatgtagtgcggcgcaacaccagggattccggcgccaacgtggaacctgcacaacacaaaccaagtactttgccccaacgaaacagcgaggttgtcaatctcaccggcttgctgtaacaaaggattagatgtatagtgtggaagatgattgtttgcagaaaacaagaaacaagtattgcaaagattgtatttcagtatagagaattggactggggtccacagttcactagaggtgtctctcccataagataaacagcatgttgggtgaacaaattacagttgggcaattgacaaatagagagggcatgaccatgcacatacatattatgatgagtatagtgagatttaattgggcattacggcaaagtacatagaccgctatccagcatgcatctatgcctaaaaagtccaccttcaggttatcatccgaaccccttccagtattaagttgctaacaacagacaattgcattaagtatggtgcgtaatgtaatcaataactacatcctcggacatagcatcaatgttttatccctagtggcaacagcacatccataaccttagaggtttctgtcactcccccagattcacggagacatgaacccactatcgagcataaataccccctcttggagttactagcaaaaacttggccagagcctctactaataacggagagcatgcaagatcataaacaacacatagatataaattgataatcaacataacatagtattctctattcatcggatcccaacaaacacaacatatagcattacagatagatgatcttgatcatgttcggcagctcacaagacccgacaattaagcacaatgaggagaagacaaccatctagctactgctatggacccatagtccaggggtagactactcacacatcactccggaggcgaccatggcggcgtagagtcctccgggagatgattcccctctccggcagggtgccggaggcgatctcctgaatcccccgagatgggattggcggcggcggcgtctctggaaggttttccgtatcgtggctctcggtactgggggtttcgcgacgaaggctatttgtaggcggaagggtaggtcagggggcgtcacgaggggcccaggagacaggtcggcgcggccagggcttgggccgcgccgccctacctcctggctgcctcgtggccccacttcgttgactctccggtcttctggaagcttcgtgtgaaaataggcccctgggcgttgatttcgtccaattccgagaatatttccttactaggatttctgaaaccaaaaacagcagaacaaagaatcggctcttcggcatcttgttaataggttagttccagaaaatgcataaatatgacataaagtatgcataaaacatgtagatatcatcaataatgtggcatggaacataagaaattatcgatacgtcggagacgtatcacaccgcgTAGCCGACGGCGTACATATGCCAGCCGTGCGGGAGATGGTACTCCATCAGCACCGGGATGTGGTGCCGGTAGAGCACGTCCGTCTCATCGAGCGTAAACTGGTGCAAGCGCTCGCCGCCGGCACCCTTCCGCCAGTCTCGTAGTTGTGCGCCACGGATTGGAGACGGCGGTGGCTAGGGACGAACTGGAAACGGCGGTGGCTAGGGTTGGTCAGAGACGGCGGTGGTTAGGTTTGGGCGGAGACGGTGGTGGCGACGACGGTTTTTAAGAAGCCGCACCGGCCAACATTGATGCCACGCGGGAGTTGGGTTGCCGCTGCGTGGGTATTCGTACGATGGCTGGCCTTCTCGCCGCCTCTGTTTCCGGCGATgaccgctgatgacccacaagtatagaggatcacaacagtcttcgagggaagtaaaacccattt
This region of Lolium perenne isolate Kyuss_39 chromosome 2, Kyuss_2.0, whole genome shotgun sequence genomic DNA includes:
- the LOC127331230 gene encoding alcohol dehydrogenase 3, which translates into the protein MATAGKVIKCRAAVAWEAGKPLVIEEVEVAPPQAMEVRVKILYTALCHTDVYFWEAKGQTPVFPRILGHEAGGIVESVGEGVTELVPGDHVLPVFTGECKECAHCKSEESNLCDLLRINVDRGVMIGDGQSRFTINGKPIFHFVGTSTFSEYTVIHVGCLAKINPEAPLDKVCVLSCGISTGLGATLNVAKPKKGSTVAIFGLGAVGLAAMEGAKMAGASRIIGVDLNPAKYEQAKKFGCTDFVNPKDHTKPVQEVLVEMTNGGVDSAVECTGNINAMISAFECVSDGWGVAVLVGVPHKDAVFKTQPMNFLSEKTLKGTFFGNYKPRTDLPEVVEMYMRKELELEKFITHSVPFSQINTAFDLMLKGEGLRCVMRMEE
- the LOC127331231 gene encoding uncharacterized protein yields the protein MDPHVAGSGTTARRSSLPDWVLLHKSARICGHRNATTAECHTTEGEPIQVSFWLVDPPGVSYFSVHCPGLDSKDFADEPHILCADASLVLFSVDFLPVPGRTFRDPGRRCTQRFVYRAGPGKPSLHLIPDPDIVRPNGVSALLHCGDAGTEHYAVVFLHRRSILGDKARYYDLHVFSSVTRAWSSKGTLPGLSEDDQKLLAKASHATDKVIKIGASSLGYVDLSWGILLACDVFSEYPVIKYIPLPASRVCNMDKDGDPYIAPEYCCDVSSCNNLIKFVEVEFDHRDRRSLGNQGWKATTWSRDISWDDWRVRSSVNVANISVDPRYSDLLPQLWNNKTKELELKKLVFYTPTLSKNDDDFLYVMSKLNSGGDKAWVISVDMKHAAVEAIAPYSTKGRPLAVWHCPCAFPKYIEPTPEDGVTQNFKRISVSDCVLQVMLTQDWFMELDRRLEFEDEAYDECRSLLHAWPVSSLLLDIQEVIKYASDYDEGETTSKAADVCSRALEDFAVLLKSPSDPLSCTDALRSRISMVLGALDSFLCTVPPTVRVLADACHQERRRAKSEVRQKPGQLKDEKLQGFPANLSHGKKPVHTKDTTYDWLYGKTNQTNSRGNKQNQSQRDHRDERAVDSDHRCCPERWKTSAYSLMILCLLWAYILTQ